The DNA sequence GGCGATGATGCCGGTGACGACCAGCCAGAACACCGCGGCCAGGCCGAAGTCGAGGATCACGGCCAGGCTCGGGTTGCTGACCGGGAACAGGCCCGGCCAGAACAACGCGAGAGGAACCGCCAATGACTTGATGAAGACGAAGAAGGAGTTACCGGCATTGGCGCCGGCGAGCACCATGATCATGTAGAGAACTTCGATCCCCGCGAAGATCGCGCCGATCGCCGTGATGACCCGCACGGCCGTGTTCCGTCGAGTGGTGGTTCGCCAAGGAGACATGCCGCCGAAATTCCCGGATTGGGTGACCTGTCAAACGCTTCAAGCCCCAGATTGCGCCGTTTGGCCGCTGTTGTTGCTCTCTGCCGGGCCGCTGGCACGCTAAGTGAGCCAGAAGCGGCCTTTAGCGCCCCCGATCGTCGAGGTGCCTCCATTCGCCCGGCCGCGGCCGGGCGAGAGCGGCTCGGCGCGGCAACCGTTGTTCACTCCCGCTCCCGCGCGATCACCGACCCGCTTCGCCGAGCAGTCGCGCGATGGCCCAGTCCTGCACCGCCACCCCGACGGACTTGAACACCGTCCGCCCACCGACCACCGGAGGTTCCCGGAGCGCATTCCCCAGTTCCACCAAACAATCCCGCGAAAGCAGGCCACTGTCCACCGCGTGGATCACCTCGCCGGCCTCTTCGAGCACGGCCTCGACCTGGTCCACCACAACACAATCGGCCGTCGCGAGCAGCTCGGCCGGCAGCTCCCGCATGGACGGCAGATAAGACCCGATCGCATTGACGTGGACGCGCTCCGGCAAGGCGTCGACGTCGAAGAGAGGAGTGGCCGACGAAGTAGCACAGCAGACGATCTCCGCGTCGGACACGGCGTCCTCGACGCTCGGCGCCACGCGCACGCCGGGAAGCTCGGCGCTCAACCGGTCGGCGAACCTCGCGGCTCGTTCGGATGAGCGTCCGAAGACGGTCACTTGCCGGATCGGGCGGACCGCCGCCACCGCGCGGATCTGGTCCGCGGCCTGGGCGCCGGTGCCGATGACGGCCAGACGGCTCGCCTCGGGCGGGGCCAGCAGGTCGGTGGCGACGCCGGACACCGCGCCGGTGCGCAACGTCGTCACCGCGATCGCGTCGGCGACCAGTTGCCCCTCGGTGGTGTTCCACACCAGGGTCCCGAGGATCATCGGGTCGCGGCCGGCGACGAGGCTGAGCGTCTTGACCGCCGTCCGGCCGGTGGGTGTGTGGCAGGCACTCATCACGAGCGTCGTGCCGCCGTCGAAGGACAGGCGTTGCGGCACCTCGAAGTGGCCCGCGGCGAGGTCGAGGAACGCGTCCCGCACCGCGTCGACGGCTGCCCGCATCGGCACGGCCGCCCGGACGTCGTCGGCGTCCAGCATGCTTCGGCACCCCCTCGCGGTCGGTGGCCGCTAGCCTGGCCGAGTGCCCGATGCCACGCAAGATCCACCCGTCGAGGACCGGCAGTTCACCCGTGACGACTGGTACGGGGAGGAAATCGTCGGGCGGCGGTACGTGCGGTGCGAGTTCCGCGAGGTCGACCTCTCCGAGGCGCTCACCCGGAACTCGACGTTCACCGACTGCGTGTTCGGCAACGTGCGCTTCAACGCGTCGCGGCACGTCGACTCGGCCTTCACCGGGTGCGCCTTCAAACGGTGCAACTTCTTCGACGCCGAGTTCACCGGGTGCAAGCTCGTCGGGGCCACGTTCACCGAATGCGAGCTGCGGCCGCTGCGGGTGACCGGCGGCGACTGGTCGTTCGCCGGGCTGGCGGGTGCCGACCTGCGGTCGGTCGCCTTCCACGGGGTGCGGATGCGGGAGGCCGACCTCACCGGGGCGAACTGCGGCGACGCCGTGTTCGCCGACGTCGACCTGTCCGGGGCGATGCTGCATGCCGTCAAGCTGGCGCGCGCCGACCTGCGGGGCAGCGACCTCTCGGCGCTCGACCCGCTGAACGCCGAGCTGGCCGCGGCGATCGTTTCACCCGAACAGGCTGCGGTGCTCGTCACGTCGCTGGGGCTACGCGTGCGGGCTTAGACTGCTTCGGCAGCAGGAGGGAGGTCCAGGATGGGCGTCGTGACACCAGGGTTCCAGGGGCGTGCCCGCAGCGGCAACCCGCGCCTGCCTCCCGGGCAGTACCTGGCCGAGGACTTCCCGGTGCTGTCGGCGGGCCCGACTCCGCGCGTGCGCACCGAGACGTGGGAGTTCACCGTCACCACCGAGACCGGTGAGAAACACGCCTGGAGCTGGTCGGAGCTGACGGCCCTGCCCAGCGAGAAGTTCACTGTGGACATCCACTGCGTCACCCAGTGGTCCAAACTGGACACGCGCTGGCGGGGCGTCCCGGTGGACACGCTGGTCGGCGGGCTCGACACCGCGGCCGACTACGTGATGGCGCACTCCTACGGCGGGTACACCACGAACCTGCCGCTGGCCGACCTGCTCGACGGCCAGGCCTGGATCGTCTACGAGTACGGCGGCAAGCCGCTGACTCCCGAGCACGGCGGCCCGGCGCGGCTGCTCGTGCCGCACCTGTACTTCTGGAAGTCCGCGAAGTGGGTGCGCGGGCTGGAGCTCAAGACCCGCGACGAGCCGGGCTTCTGGGAGAACGTCGGCTACCACGACTACGGGGATCCATGGCGCGAACAGCGGTATCAGGGCGACTAGCCTGGCGGGTCGCCCGCCTGGCCGAGTTCCGCGACGAGACCCCGACGGCCCGCACGCTCGTCTTCGACCTGCCGGGCTGGCCCGGGCACCTCGCGGGACAGCACGTCGACGTCCGGCTGACGGCCGCCGACGGCTACCGCGCGCAGCGCAGCTACTCGCTCGCCGCCCCCGCCGACGGTGACCGGATCGAACTGACCGTGCAGCGCGTCGCCGACGGCGAAGTGTCCGAGCACCTCACCGGCCCGTACGCGATCGGCGACCCGGTCGAGATCCGCGGCCCGGTGGGCGGCTGGTTCGTCTGGCGCCCGGCTGACCTCGAACCGGTCCTCCTCGTCGCGGGCGGCTCGGGCATCGTCCCGCTGATGGCCATGGTCCGCGCCCACCGCGCGGCGGGCGTCCGCACGCCGTTCAAGCTGATCTACTCGCTGCGCACCCCGGCCGAGCTGTACTACGCCGAGGAACTGCGCACACCGGTAGCCGGCCTGGACGTCACGTACGTCTACACCCGTGAGCAGCCCGAGGGTCGCGACGAAATCCCCCGCCGCATCAACGTCGCGACACTCAACACCGCGGCGTGGCCCGCCGAGTTCGGCGCGACGTGCTTCATCTGCGGCCCGACCGGCTTCGTCGAGACGGTCGCGGACATCCTGGTGGCGCTGGGCCACGACCCCCACCGCATCCGCACCGAACGCTTCGGCCCCAGCCGCGACTGACCTCGATCACCCCACCGGTACCGCGGCCGCCTGCGCCGAACGTTCCCGCTCCGCCATGACCGATCTCGACCGTGGCTCCGCTGTGATCGCCTCGACCCAGCCTCGATCGAGTCGGCCGCCCTGGCTGTGCCCGGTGGCTGTCTCGTTCGACGTGAACGTACTGAGATCCTCAGCCGTGTGGCTGCACCGCGGCTGCACTGCACTGCGCTGCTCCGATCGCGTCGGTCCCGGCCGCGACCGACCTCGACCGTGGCTCCTACCAGGGCTGCCTGCTCCGACCGGAAGGCTCGGCTCCAGCGACTGAACTCAGTCGTCCTCGCTGTGTCCGGCGGCTGACTGCCCCTCACCGGCCACGTCCACGTCGGCCGTGGCCGGCCGCTCGGTGATCGCCGTCGCCTGCTCTTCGTCGGCGATCCGGCGCAGTGCGCGAACGCGGGCGAGCAGTTCGGTGTCGCCGAGGTGCTCGGCGGCCGTGAACGCGGCGTCGACGGCGCCGTTCATCCACCGGCACGTGCCGGCACGAAGCACCTCCTCGCCCAGCGCGAACGCCGCGCGGGCCTCGCCCACCCCGGGGGCGAGCGGTGCCAGGAGGAAACACTCCCTCGCGACCTGGCACCAGAGCCCGGGCAGCCAGGCCCGCCGGTGGGTGGGCAGTTCCGCCGCGGCCGTGCGCAACGACTCCCACGCGCCCGGGAAGTCCGCCGCCTCCCGCTGCAGCTCCGCCAGCGTCTCGAACTTGGAGCTGCGCTCCTCCGGCTCGGCGAGTGCGACCGCCTCCCGCTGAACCGCGATCGCCTCCGCCAGGTAGCCCTGGCTAGCGAGGTGGAACTGCACCATGTGGAGCGTGCCGGCCGTTCTCGGCTCACCGTCCGCCCAGGCGAGCAGGAAACGGCGGGACGCCGCGGGGTCGCCGAGGCCGGCCGCGTGGTGGGACCAGGTTTTCAGGTTTTCGGCCGCGGGGTCGCCGGGGAAGTTCCGGCGTTGCCCGGCCAGCCAGTCGTCGACGTCGGCGTCCGTCCACGGGCGCCGGGTGATGTGGTCGAGCAAGCGGTCCCGCGCCGGGGCAGTGCTCCGAGCCACGGCTTCCCGCACCTTCGCGACGCCGGGAGTCAGCAGCAGGTGGTCCCGGTAGCCGAGGGCGGTGTCGAAGCTGAGCTCCTTCGCCTCCCAGTGCAGCCAGACGTCCTCGACCTGCCGGTGCTCCGCGACGAGGAGCCCGGCCAGGAGGAAGTCCGCCGGAAGGTAGTGCTTGACCAGTTCCCGGTAGTGGACGATCTGCTGGCGCAGCACAAAACGCAGCAGTGGCAGGTCAGCCTCGCGGCGGTCGTACTGCAGAGCCAGCAGCAGACCGAACCGCGCGCGCCGGTGCCGGTCGGTCAGTCGCCCTTCCTCGTCGGGTGCGCTGTCGTAGGCGAACTCGGCCCAGCAGGCCGGGTCGCGCCGGGCTCGGTCGAGGGCCTCGCGCGGCCGGTCGAGCAAGCGGTCCCGGTCCGCGGCGATCGTCACCCACCCGATCCTGCCCGACCGCTGCGGTGTCAGGGGGCGTCGGGGCGGGACAGCAGTTCTCGCAGGGTCGCCAGCAGTTCCCGGCGGTCCGCCGCACCCAGCTTCCCGCGGATCCGGGCCATGTGGTGCTCCACCGTCTTGCTCGAGATGAACAGCTTGCTGCCCGCCTGCTTGTACGTCAGGCCCTCGACGACCAGCCGCGCGACTTCGAGTTCGCGTTCGCTCAGTGCCGCCAGCCCGGTGCCCGACGACGCCGGTTCCGCGGCGCCGGCCTCGCGGCGGACGCCTGTGCCCTGGAACTGGCGGGCCGCCTCCAGGAGCTGGACCATCGCCTTGCGGTCGGACGTGCGGATCGCCGCCTGGCCGGCCAGCCGGGACGCGTCCCAGCGCAGGCCCAGGTCGTGCAGTTCCGCCGCGGCCGCCGAGATCTCGTCCGGGGCGAACGTGCCGCTCAGCACCGCGAGCCAGCCTCGGGCCGCCGTGGCCAGGGCGCTCGGGTGACGGCCGCAGTGGGCGTGGGAGGTCAACGTCGCGAGGTGGGCCTTCGCCGCTTCCGCGTCTTCCAGGGTGATCGCCGCGTGGAGCTCGTGCCAGACCAGGGAGACCGTCCACAGTGGAGGTTCGCCGAGGCGGGCCAGCAGGGCGTGGGCGCGTTCGAGCTGGCCGGCGAGCTTCGCGTGGGCGCCGGTGCGGGCCGCCGCGATCACCAGCTCGCCCAACGGCAGCAGCGTGAACAGGTCCGTCTGCTGCCGCATCGACGCCTGGTACGCGCGGTCCCACGACCGCTGCAGCCCGACCAGATCACTGGACCGGCGGGCCAGCCCGAGCTCCAGCGTCGCGAAGAAGAATTCGTCGCGGGCTTCCAGCGTCCGGCCGGCGACGGCGTCGCGGTGTTCCGCCGCCGTCGCGAGGTCGCCCGCGGCCATCGCCACCCAGCCCAGCAGCAGGCGGTGCCGCGCCGCGAAGAGGTCGCCGCCGATCCGGCCGGCCAGGGCCCGGGTCAGCACCGACTCGGCCAGGGCCAGTTCGCCGGTGTGCACCGCGGCGAGCGCGGCCAGCGCCGCCGGGGTGTCGGGCAGCAACGTGCCGCCCAGCGCCGGTTCCAGCATCGCCGCCGCGCCGAGCAGGGTGGACAACGTCTCGGTCGCACAGCCCGACACGGAGTCGGCGATGCCGCGCGCCATCCGGGTGGCCGCGCCGGCGAACAAGGTCGGCGCGACGCCGGGGGCGGGGGAGTCGAGCAGCCGGAGGGCGGTCGCGAGGTCACCGGTGCCGACCAGGGCCGTCGCCGCGAACGCGTCGGTGCCGCCCCGGCCCGCCGAGAGATACGGCCCGGCGCGGTAAGCCCCCGGGTAATGGGCGCCGCCTGCCGGAAAGCCGGTGCCGTGGGCCGCCGGGACACCCGCACCGGGGCCGTGGGGCGCGGAGAGGTGGGCGCCGGCGCCATGGGCGGACGAGTGGTGGACGCCGGCCCCTTGGGAAGCCGAGTGGTGGACGCCGGCCCCTTGGGAAGCCGAGTGGTGGACGCCGGCGCCATGGGACGCCGAGTGGTGGACGCCGGCGCCGTAGGGCGCCGAGTGGTGCACGTCGGCGCCTTGGGACGCCGAGTGGTGGACGCCGGCGCCGTAGGGCGCCGAGTGGTGCACGTCGGCGCCTTGGGACGCCGAGTGGTGGGCGCCAGTGCCGTAGGGCGCCGAGTGGTGCACGTCGGCGCCTTGGGACGCCGAGTGGTGGGCGCCAGTGCCGTAGGGCGCCGAGTGGGCGCTGGTGCTGTGGGCCGCGGACTGCTGGGCGTCGCCTCCGTGGCCTGCCGGGAGGTTCGGGTCGCCGTGGGCCGCGGAGTGGTGCGCGCCGGCGTCGTGGGTCTGCCCGCCGCGGGCGGCCCATTGGTACAGCTCCGCGCCGCGGGCCAGCTCGCCTCGGTGGGCCAGCACCGTGGCCGCGATTTCCGCGCCCGCCGCGCGGGTCTCGGGGTCCGGGGCGCCGAGCATGCCGTCGCCGAGGCGCAGTGCCGTGTCGAGGTCGCCGGACAGGGCCGCCGCGCGGGCCCAGCCCGCCGTGACCACCGGGGAGCGGTCGCCCGCCTCCGCGGCGGCTTCGAAGAGCCTGGTCGCCAGGCGGGCGTCCGTCGGCAGGGCTTCGGCGGCCGCCGCGGCGAAGGCCGCCGCCGCCGACGTGCCGGTGCTTCCCGTACCCAGCAACGAACGTGCCAGGTCGAGGACCGGGAGGCCGTTCGCCAGCTGCAGCTCGACGAGCCGCTGCACCGTCGTCAGCCTTCGCGCCGGCGGGCCGAAGTCGCGGACGGCGGCCGAGGCCAGGGGCAGCAGCGTGTCGTCCGGGGCGAGCAGACCGGTCGCGCGGGCGCCGTCCACGATGCCGGGCAGCTGGTCGGGCGTGCGGTCCAGCAGCGCGCACAGCAGGTCGAGGTTGCGCCCCGCGCCGGCTTCGGCCGCGATCAGGTAGCGCAGGACGTCGTCGTCGAGCTCGTCCAGTTCGGGGCGGAACTCCTCCAGCCGCCCGAGCAGCGCGCGCTCGGCCAGCCGGGGCACCCCACCACTGGCGGCGTACAGCTCGGCCGCGGCGGACGGGTCGGCCGGTTTGCCGGCCAGCGTCTCGATCAGCCGCGCGACGTCGGCGACCCCGAGCGGGGCGAGCTGCAGCATCGTCCAGCCGGCCGCGACCGCGGCCGGGCGGTGCGCGACGACGATCGGGCCGTCGGCGCCCGCCAGGAGCTCCTCGAGCTGGTCGGCGTCGATCCGGTCGGCGTCGTCGACGAGCAGGGCGTCGGCGCCGGCGTCCCGGTAGGCGCGGGCGAGCGCGGCGAGCAGCACGCTCTTGCCGTAGCCGCCGGGGGCGACGACGGCGAGCCGCAGCGGCGCGGCCGGGTCGGCGGCGACCTGGTCGAGCAGCTGCCGGGCCGCCGGGTGCACGGGGACGGGGTGGAGCGAGGCGGCCTGCGTGAGCAGAGTGTTCAACAGTGACCTTCACCGGAGGGGGCGCAGTGGCTCGGGGCGGGAGGCTGGTCGGGGCCGGCGGTGGCTTCGCGGGCGGTGATGGTGATCAGGACGGCCGAGACGGCCGCGGCGAGCACGAGGACCGCGGCGGCGAGGGGCCGCCGTCGCCGGAACAGGTCCATCGGGCCGGTGCGTTCGGGGAGTTCGAACGGGGTGATCTCGACCGGCGGGCGGGGTGGCCGCTCGCCGAGCTCACCGAGCGTGTCCATCTTGGGCAGCAGGGTGGTCTCGACGGCCGGGGGTTCCTGGGGGGAGCCCCGGCCCTCGGCGCGCAGCCCGGCGAGGGCGGCCGCGCCGAGCGCGGTGGTGGCCGGCGGAACCGGTCCCGCGAACATCGGGCACGGCGGCCGGGCGGGCAGCGCGTGCGGCGGGACGTCGCCGCAGAAGACCACGCCGGCGAGTCCCTTCGGGGACGTCGACGCGGTGCCGGCGAGCGCGAACAGCGTGCTCAGCGCGGCCGCCGGGGACACGCCTTCGGCGCTCGCCCCGATCTGCCAGCCGTTCGCGCCGCTCGGGGTGGCCAGCGTGACGTTCACGCCGTCGGCGCCGAACTCGCAGACCCCGGCGCCGGTCACCCCCGGGCCGGGTACCGGCAGGTGCGCGCCGAGCGCCGCGATCGAGCCGGGGACCAGCGTGACCGCGGTGAACCCGGCGTCGGCCAGTGCCCGCCGCAGCACGTCACGGCGGTAACCGCCCCAGTCGCCGGGGTGGGTCAGCACCAGGTGCTGCGGGGGCCCGCCGAACTGGGTCTCGGCGTGCTCGGCGATGCCTTCGACGAGCACTGTGGTCAGCGTCTCCGGTGTGAAGGACTCGCCTTCGACGACCATCGGCACGTCGTCGCCGATGCGCCGGTGGAAGCCGGTGAGCAGCCGGGACGGGACCCGGGCGCCGGCCTGCGCCGCCGCGTCGCCGGTGAGCAGGTACCCCTCGTCGTCCAGGAACAGCGCGGACGCCGCGGCCGGGGAGCGTTCGCCCAGCCACAGGGGCTCGGGGGCGCTCCAGCCGGGGCCGTGGCGGTGGCTGATCGCGGCGTGGGTCCGCCCCTGTGCCACATCGATCCCGAGGACATAGGGCAACGGCGCTTCCTCCTCACCTCGCGGGGCCGATCGGGGGCAGGAAATCCCCCTAGGGCTCGGGGCATCCTCACCCAAACGGGTTAGTCAGGCAAGGGTCTGGAGGGATTTAACCCAACTGCGAGCATCTCGGATGAGCCCCTAACTCCCTAACGATGACATATCGATCCCCTATCGGCTGAGTCGGATGCGACTCGGAGTGATCCCCGATGTGCGTGGGGGGACCGGCTGCCTAACTTGGCCATGGACACCGGCCCCAGCGGCCGATGCCGTCCCCCGAACCACCGGATCAGGAGAACCTCCATGGACTCCGTGCAGACGTTGCACGACTTCGCCCTCAACCTGCTCAACGACCCGACCGCCCTCGCGGCCTTCGGGACGGACCCGCAGCAGGCGCTCGCCCTCGCCGGCCTCGGCGACGTCAGCGCCGCCGACGTGCACGAGGTCATCCCGCTGGTGCTCGACTACGTCCCGGTCGACAGCCTCCCCGCCGTCGGCGGTCTCCCGGCGATCGGCGACCTGTCCTCGCTGGGCACCGACAGCACCGGCAACCAGGGCGCGATCGACCAGCTCACCGCCCTCACCGCGGGCCTCGGCCTGCCGGCCACCCCGGCGCTGCCGGGTCTCGGCGACCTCGGTGTCGGCGGTGTCGGCGGGGTCGGCGAACTGCCCGTCGTCGGCGACCTCGGCCTGCCGACCAGCGCGGTCTTCGGCGGTCAGCAGCTGTCGAGCGTGACCGACGTCACCAACGCCGCGAACGTGACGGCCCTCGCGGGCAGCGTCACCAACTCCCTCGGCCTGGGCGGCGACCTCGCCCACGGCATCGACGCCGGTTCGCTCGGCCTGGGCAGTGCCGTCACCGGCGCCGCCGACGGCCACAACGGCGTCGGCCAGGTCGAGCAGGTCGTCACCGATGTCACCGGCACCGTCGCGGCCCCGGTCCACGGCGGCGACCTGGCCGGTGCCGTCACCGGCGCCGTGAGCCCCGTCGGCGAGGTCACCAACCACATCGGCGACTTCACCGGCACGCTGAAGAACGTGGGCGACCTCGACGTCAAGCACGTCGGCGGCGACCTGACCAGCGCGGTGCAGAACAGCCTGGGCGACATCACCCACAACACCGTCACCACGGTGACCGGTGCCGTCGGCGGCGTCGACCACAACGCGGTCGGCGACATCGCGAGCAACAACGGTGTCGACGCGGTGCACGACGTGGTGTCGGGCGTCACCGACAACCTCAGCCACAACGCGCTGGGCAACATCCACGTCGGCGACCTCGGTCACAACGACATCCACCTGGGTCACTGATCCCCTCGGGTGCCCGTTCCGCGGTCAGGGTGCGACCGCGGAACGGGCACCCGGCTCGCGTCCATCACTCGTACGGGGGAGACTCCTTCGTCGTGACCGCCCCAGCTTGGCTCGAAGTGCTCAACGAGACCTTGGACGCGTGCCGCACCCACGGCCGCGCCGATCTCGCCGAGCTCCTGCGCAGACGCCGTGACGCCCCCGCCGAGCAGATCCGGCTGGGTGTCCTCGGCTTTCCCAAACAGGGCAAGGGCTACCTGCTCAACGCCGTCCTGAACGCGCCGGTGTGCGCGGTCGGCGACGCCGCCACCCCCGCCGTGCCGACCGAGATCGGGTACGCCGAAGAACCCGCCGCCACGCTGGTCGGCCGGTCCCTCGAGCGGATCCCCGTCGCGGTCGAACGGCTCACCGGGGAGCTCGGCGCCCGGCCGGCGGGCACGCTCAGCCGCGTCGAGGTCGGTGTGCCCCGCGAACTCCTGTCGGCCGGGCTCGTCCTGGTCGACACGCCGCCGGTCGGCGACCCGCGCTCGCCGCGCACCGCCGCCGCGCTGGACCTGCTCGCCGAGGCGGACGCGGTGATCATCGTCTCCGACGCGACCGCGTCGCTGAGTCCCGCCGAACTCGCGCTGGCCCGGCACGTGCGCACCTGGTGCCCGCACGTCGTGCTCGCGCTGACCAAGATCGACGCCAGCCCGGGCTGGCGCGCCGTCGCCGAGCGCGACCGCGCGATGCTCGCCGAAGCGGGGATCGACGCGCCGGTGCTGCCGGTCTCGGCCGTCGTGCGCCAGGCCGCGGCGAAGGCGGGTGACGCCGATCTCAACGCCCGCTCGGGCTTTCCCGAGCTGCTCACCTGGATCGCCGAGCAGGCCGCGCGGCCGCCGGAGCAGTCCCGCGCGCTGCTGGCCGCCGTGGGCGTGCGCGCCGCCGCCGCGGAACTCGTCGAATCCCTGCGCGACCGCGCCGACGCCGCCGGGCAGGAGGCCGGGCTGGGCCAGGCGGCGCTGCTGCAGCGGGCGCAACGCCGGGCCGACGACCTGCGCCGGCAGAACACCCGGTGGCAGAACCTGCTGTCCGACGAGATCACCGACCTGCTGTCCGACGCCGAGTACGACCTGCGCGAACGGACCCGCAAGATCGTGAACACCATCGACCAGACCTTCGACGACGGCGATCCGGCGAAGGTGTGGGACGAGTTCGCCCCGTGGCTGGACAACGCGCTCGCCGAAGCCGTCGACACCAACTACGGCTGGCTTGCCGACCGGGCCGAGTGGATCGCGCAGGCGACCGCGGCCTGCTTCGGTGCCCAGTACGAGGGCGCGCTGCCCGACCTGCGGCTCGACGGCTCCGGTGTCGAAGGCCTCGACGACGTCCGCCGCCCGAAGATCGAGAAGTTCAAGGTCGGCCAGCAGGCCTTCACCGGCCTGCGCGGGTCGTACGGCGGTGTGCTGATGTTCGGCCTGGTGACCAGCCTCGCCGGCTTGCCGCTGATCAACCCGGTCTCGCTCGGCGCCGGCGCGGCGTTCGCCGCGAAGACGATCAAGGACGAGGGCGGGATGCGGCTGCAGCGCCGCCAAGCCGTCGCCAAGCAGGCCGCGCAACGGCACGTCGACGACGTCTTCCTGCGGTTCGGCAAGGAATGCCGGGACTCGATCCGCGTGGTGCAGCGCCGGCTGCGCGACCACTTCACCGGGCTCGCCGAAGAGCTCGCGGACGAGCTGACGCACGAGCGCGAGACGATCCTGGCCGGCACGGCCGAGCGCGAGCGGCGGACTGTCCACATCAGACGCGAGATCGACCGGCTCGCCGGTCTGCACCAGCGCGCGGGCGAGCTCGGCACGATCGCGGGCCGGACCACGCGGCGGGAGCTTTCGGCGTGACCCAGGACGTCCGCGACCTGCTGGCCGCCGCGGCCGGGCTCTACCGCGACGACCCGCGCGCGTCGGCGGTGCTGCTCGACTGCCAGCACCGGCTGGAGCAACCGCTGCGCGTCGCGTTCGCCGGGGCGCCGTCGTCCGGGAAGACGACCCTGTCCGCCGCGCTCGGGGAGTGGCCGACGCGGGCGCTGCGCGACCTCGTGCTGCTCGACGACCCCGGCCCGGCCGACGACTTCCCGGACGCCACCGTCCGCCTGGTGCGCCACCTCGAACCGGACGAGCTCGCCGCGGCGCACCCGCCGGGCGGCTCGCCGTTCGCGCGGCAGAGCGCGGTCAACTCGGTGCTGGTGCTCTCGCGTGCCGACGAGGTCGGCGCGGGCCGCATCGACGCGCTGCTGACCGCGAAGCAGCTCGCGCGGCGGGCGTGGCGGGAAGACCCGCTGTGCACCGGGTTCCTGGGCGTGATCGCCGTCGCCGGGCAGCTGGCCTACGGCGGTCGTTCGCTGCGGGACGACGAGTTCGACCTGCTGGCCGCCTTCGCCGCGGTACCGCGCGAAGAGCTGGAACGGTACGTGTTGTCGGTCGATTCGTTCACCGATCCGGCGTTCCCCGGCCCGATCCCGGTGGAGACGCGCCGCTCGCTGGTGGTGCGCTTCGGCATGTTCGGCGTCCGGCTGGCGCTGACGCTGATCCGCACCGGCTGCGACGACCGCGTCAAACTCTCGGCGGAGCTGGTCCGCCGCAGTGGTCTCGGCGAACTGCGCGACACCCTGGCGGGGTGTTTTGTCGCGCGGGCCGAAGCGTTGAAGGCGCGGACGGCGGTGATCCGCCTGGAAGCGTTGCTGGCGGCGCAACCCCGCGCGGGCGGCGACCGGCTGGTGTCGCGGGTGGAGCGGTTCGCGGCGGCCGCCCACGACTTCCGCGAGCTGCGCCTGATCGCCGACATCCGCGGCGGCCGTACGGCGTTGTCCGGTGAGCCGGCCGAGGAAGCGGTGCGGCTGCTGGGTGCCCAGGGCACGGCGCCGGCCGACCGGCTCGGCCTGGAGCCGGACGCGGACCCCGGCGAGATCTACGACTCGGGCCTGGACGCGCTGCGCCGCTGGCGCCACGAGGCCGAGCGCCCGGACCGCCCCCACGCGGAACGCACGGCGGCGCACGTCGTGGTGCGCTCGGCCGAAGGTCTGCTGGCCCTGTTCGGCTGACGCGGCAAGGAAAACACCGACCGGTCGGCTGATCCGGCGATCCCTGTCCGGCCTTGACGCGCGCCCGGGCGCGACGCACCATAGAGCGGTCTACGGTCCAGCGCCGGCCCGAAGGGAAACCCGCCATGCCCGAAGACCACCGCCCCCGGGTCCGGCTGTTCGGCGAGCTTCTCGCGCACTGGGCGCGCGAGCGCGCCACGGACACCGCGCTCATCTACGGCGACCACGCGTGGACCTGGGCGGAGTTCGACGACCGCGTCCGGCGGCTGTCGGGCGCGCTGGCGGCGGCCGGGATCGGCCGGGGCGATCGCGTCGCGTTCGTCGACAAGAACCACCCCGCCTGCCTGGAGACGACTTTCGCGGCGGCCGGGATCGGCGCCGCGAACGCCGTGGTCAACTGGCGGCTTTCCGGCGACGAACTCGCCTACGTCCTCGCGGACGCCGGTGCCAAGGTGGTCTTCGTGGGCGCCGAACTGCTGCCCGCCCTCGA is a window from the Amycolatopsis sp. NBC_00355 genome containing:
- a CDS encoding molecular chaperone DnaK, with amino-acid sequence MPYVLGIDVAQGRTHAAISHRHGPGWSAPEPLWLGERSPAAASALFLDDEGYLLTGDAAAQAGARVPSRLLTGFHRRIGDDVPMVVEGESFTPETLTTVLVEGIAEHAETQFGGPPQHLVLTHPGDWGGYRRDVLRRALADAGFTAVTLVPGSIAALGAHLPVPGPGVTGAGVCEFGADGVNVTLATPSGANGWQIGASAEGVSPAAALSTLFALAGTASTSPKGLAGVVFCGDVPPHALPARPPCPMFAGPVPPATTALGAAALAGLRAEGRGSPQEPPAVETTLLPKMDTLGELGERPPRPPVEITPFELPERTGPMDLFRRRRPLAAAVLVLAAAVSAVLITITAREATAGPDQPPAPSHCAPSGEGHC
- a CDS encoding IniB N-terminal domain-containing protein codes for the protein MDSVQTLHDFALNLLNDPTALAAFGTDPQQALALAGLGDVSAADVHEVIPLVLDYVPVDSLPAVGGLPAIGDLSSLGTDSTGNQGAIDQLTALTAGLGLPATPALPGLGDLGVGGVGGVGELPVVGDLGLPTSAVFGGQQLSSVTDVTNAANVTALAGSVTNSLGLGGDLAHGIDAGSLGLGSAVTGAADGHNGVGQVEQVVTDVTGTVAAPVHGGDLAGAVTGAVSPVGEVTNHIGDFTGTLKNVGDLDVKHVGGDLTSAVQNSLGDITHNTVTTVTGAVGGVDHNAVGDIASNNGVDAVHDVVSGVTDNLSHNALGNIHVGDLGHNDIHLGH
- a CDS encoding isoniazid inducible protein IniA — its product is MTAPAWLEVLNETLDACRTHGRADLAELLRRRRDAPAEQIRLGVLGFPKQGKGYLLNAVLNAPVCAVGDAATPAVPTEIGYAEEPAATLVGRSLERIPVAVERLTGELGARPAGTLSRVEVGVPRELLSAGLVLVDTPPVGDPRSPRTAAALDLLAEADAVIIVSDATASLSPAELALARHVRTWCPHVVLALTKIDASPGWRAVAERDRAMLAEAGIDAPVLPVSAVVRQAAAKAGDADLNARSGFPELLTWIAEQAARPPEQSRALLAAVGVRAAAAELVESLRDRADAAGQEAGLGQAALLQRAQRRADDLRRQNTRWQNLLSDEITDLLSDAEYDLRERTRKIVNTIDQTFDDGDPAKVWDEFAPWLDNALAEAVDTNYGWLADRAEWIAQATAACFGAQYEGALPDLRLDGSGVEGLDDVRRPKIEKFKVGQQAFTGLRGSYGGVLMFGLVTSLAGLPLINPVSLGAGAAFAAKTIKDEGGMRLQRRQAVAKQAAQRHVDDVFLRFGKECRDSIRVVQRRLRDHFTGLAEELADELTHERETILAGTAERERRTVHIRREIDRLAGLHQRAGELGTIAGRTTRRELSA
- a CDS encoding GTPase, translated to MTQDVRDLLAAAAGLYRDDPRASAVLLDCQHRLEQPLRVAFAGAPSSGKTTLSAALGEWPTRALRDLVLLDDPGPADDFPDATVRLVRHLEPDELAAAHPPGGSPFARQSAVNSVLVLSRADEVGAGRIDALLTAKQLARRAWREDPLCTGFLGVIAVAGQLAYGGRSLRDDEFDLLAAFAAVPREELERYVLSVDSFTDPAFPGPIPVETRRSLVVRFGMFGVRLALTLIRTGCDDRVKLSAELVRRSGLGELRDTLAGCFVARAEALKARTAVIRLEALLAAQPRAGGDRLVSRVERFAAAAHDFRELRLIADIRGGRTALSGEPAEEAVRLLGAQGTAPADRLGLEPDADPGEIYDSGLDALRRWRHEAERPDRPHAERTAAHVVVRSAEGLLALFG